From one Rhodovulum sp. ES.010 genomic stretch:
- a CDS encoding type II toxin-antitoxin system MqsA family antitoxin — MADAQETRIHPEIGATLVRGIRTVTLTFRSQTETIELPGWYPADDPTADHGIHDAKDMQVSDRAINTMKARAAGLMTPEEIRKARKRLGLSQREAGRIIGGGPNAFQKYEAGDILVSKAADTALRLLANKPERLSELTTST; from the coding sequence GTGGCTGACGCCCAGGAAACAAGGATCCACCCGGAGATCGGGGCGACACTGGTGCGCGGTATTCGCACGGTCACGCTCACCTTCCGCTCCCAGACGGAAACGATCGAGCTGCCAGGATGGTATCCTGCCGACGATCCCACGGCGGATCATGGCATTCATGATGCAAAGGACATGCAGGTCTCCGACCGGGCAATCAATACCATGAAGGCCCGAGCGGCCGGCCTGATGACCCCCGAAGAGATCCGGAAGGCGCGCAAGAGACTCGGTCTCTCGCAGCGCGAAGCCGGACGCATCATTGGCGGCGGGCCGAACGCGTTCCAGAAATACGAGGCTGGAGACATCCTTGTCAGCAAGGCTGCAGACACGGCGCTGCGCCTTCTGGCCAACAAGCCCGAGCGGCTTTCCGAACTGACAACAAGCACCTAG
- a CDS encoding site-specific integrase, giving the protein MPGPRPRLPHLEERRTGFYWRRRIPTRLRSSFGKSFLVVSLRTHILPDAKESARRLDSLTDLAFDLTRRTGRTMAPELMDRFLTALVRFELEAFEQARAVAPRRSPEDAAFALDREAALQDTLRQAILLRDREVARAPLRHVARRLGLPLPEDDTDWQALAMTAVRVLLDLSEERMRREQGIYDTPCRFFRSATAGMDKLPGARGPVAPATPEIRPHATTAPVAPLSPVQDAGDAPVTTAPGPACDGRPVGPPAAPAAPEPCPTAAPSLLPTATAAPVIPATMTPAPAPAIPPAPVAPAAAAPARRRLRLSEAFDLYAEARAAGKKASAAEETADPVLAESYVRNSLPNVRATKKLLVDATGDPWLDELGKRSFTEAFGLLQRLPKSHGKGELARLGVAELAAETDRREAVETERLEADMRRRGCSAGNIEAALWAARRPRLTAATTYRHMQDTQRVLRYMVVLGHLAENHMTGVIWTKKQLKERAILEEDNNRVPWTPLLPQFFRTPIFQEELEDPGDPLFWAPLISLHGGLREEEALQLRTVDVVEEHGIAYLDIKVGPNQSLKSAAARRRVPIHGNLIALGFLDLARLRRRQGEVRLFPHQTRGRTRKTLSENFTKRFTRYRTDNGVYDRRRDYHAFRTTFNVEMIRNRVDSEVRKVLMGHEITDVNFTHYGGDGYTLEHLRDVVDAIEIDISMIRKPFAGTQSADVRHLHVVAG; this is encoded by the coding sequence ATGCCGGGCCCCCGACCCCGCCTGCCCCATCTGGAGGAACGCCGCACCGGATTCTACTGGCGGCGCCGCATCCCGACCCGCCTGAGATCTTCTTTCGGAAAATCGTTTCTCGTCGTCTCGCTTCGAACTCACATCCTGCCCGACGCGAAGGAGAGCGCCCGGCGGCTGGACAGCCTCACCGACCTCGCCTTCGACCTGACGCGACGGACGGGACGGACGATGGCACCGGAATTGATGGACCGGTTTCTGACGGCGCTGGTGCGCTTCGAACTCGAGGCCTTCGAGCAGGCCCGGGCCGTGGCGCCGCGCCGAAGCCCGGAGGACGCCGCCTTCGCGCTGGACCGCGAGGCGGCGCTCCAGGACACGCTGCGCCAGGCGATCCTGCTCCGCGACCGCGAGGTGGCGCGTGCCCCGCTGCGCCATGTCGCCCGGCGGCTCGGGCTGCCCCTGCCCGAGGACGACACCGACTGGCAGGCGCTGGCGATGACCGCGGTCCGCGTCCTGCTCGACCTCAGCGAGGAACGCATGCGCCGCGAGCAGGGGATCTACGACACGCCCTGCCGGTTCTTCCGCTCCGCCACCGCCGGGATGGACAAGCTCCCCGGGGCCCGGGGCCCGGTCGCGCCCGCGACCCCGGAGATCCGGCCCCACGCCACCACCGCCCCGGTCGCGCCCCTTTCCCCCGTCCAGGACGCCGGCGACGCCCCGGTCACCACGGCGCCGGGCCCGGCCTGCGATGGCCGGCCCGTCGGCCCCCCCGCGGCACCAGCCGCGCCCGAGCCGTGCCCGACGGCAGCGCCGTCCCTCTTGCCAACGGCAACGGCGGCGCCGGTCATCCCCGCGACCATGACACCCGCGCCCGCCCCCGCCATCCCGCCGGCGCCCGTTGCGCCGGCCGCCGCCGCGCCCGCCCGGCGGCGCCTGCGCCTTAGCGAGGCCTTCGATCTCTACGCGGAGGCGCGCGCCGCCGGCAAGAAAGCCAGTGCCGCCGAGGAAACCGCCGACCCGGTCCTCGCCGAAAGCTACGTCCGGAACTCGCTTCCGAACGTGCGGGCCACCAAGAAGCTCCTGGTCGACGCCACCGGCGATCCCTGGCTCGACGAACTCGGAAAGCGCAGCTTCACGGAGGCCTTCGGCCTGCTCCAGCGCCTGCCCAAGAGCCATGGCAAGGGCGAGCTCGCACGGCTCGGCGTCGCGGAGCTCGCCGCCGAAACCGACCGGCGCGAGGCGGTCGAGACCGAGCGGCTCGAGGCGGACATGCGTCGCAGGGGCTGCAGCGCGGGCAATATCGAGGCCGCGCTCTGGGCGGCGCGCAGGCCGCGCCTGACGGCGGCGACGACCTATCGGCACATGCAGGACACCCAGCGCGTGCTCCGCTACATGGTCGTGCTCGGCCACCTCGCCGAGAATCACATGACCGGCGTGATCTGGACGAAGAAGCAGCTCAAGGAACGCGCGATCCTGGAAGAGGACAACAACCGCGTGCCGTGGACGCCGCTTCTGCCGCAATTCTTCCGCACGCCGATCTTCCAGGAGGAACTGGAGGATCCCGGGGACCCGCTGTTCTGGGCACCGCTGATCTCGCTTCATGGCGGGTTGCGCGAGGAGGAGGCGCTCCAGCTCCGGACCGTGGATGTCGTCGAGGAACACGGGATCGCGTATCTCGACATCAAGGTGGGTCCCAACCAGAGCCTGAAATCGGCGGCCGCACGCCGCCGGGTGCCGATCCACGGGAACCTGATCGCGCTGGGGTTTCTCGACCTCGCCAGGCTTCGGCGCCGCCAGGGCGAGGTGCGCCTCTTCCCGCACCAGACCCGGGGCCGGACCCGCAAGACGCTCTCGGAGAATTTCACCAAGCGGTTCACGCGGTATCGGACGGACAACGGCGTCTACGACCGGAGGCGCGACTACCATGCGTTCCGCACTACCTTCAATGTCGAGATGATCCGCAACCGCGTCGACAGCGAAGTCCGCAAGGTGCTCATGGGACACGAGATCACGGATGTGAACTTCACGCATTACGGTGGCGACGGATACACGCTGGAGCATCTGCGCGACGTGGTCGACGCCATCGAGATCGACATCTCGATGATCCGGAAACCGTTCGCCGGCACGCAGAGCGCGGATGTGCGCCATCTCCATGTGGTCGCCGGATAG
- a CDS encoding MBL fold metallo-hydrolase, with translation MADQSDFDPAPGACMTVQPGLRRVLAPNPSPMTFKGTNTYILGKGRVAIIDPGPALPVHLYAILAALDPGETVSHILVTHSHRDHSPLARPLAQATGAPVLAFGDSAAGRRADLAPLAGLGGGEGVDREFGPDIRLADGETVEGDDWRVTALHTPGHMGNHLCFAWANALFSGDHVMGWATTMVSPPDGDLAAFMASLDRLAERPERVLFPGHGAPVADGPARISALAAHRRTRAIQIRDALAAGPATAAQIAAAIYTETPRALLPAATRNVLAHLIELADKSEAAPEGEIGVETRWHRL, from the coding sequence ATGGCCGACCAGTCAGACTTCGATCCCGCGCCCGGCGCCTGCATGACGGTGCAGCCGGGCCTGCGCCGAGTGCTTGCGCCGAACCCGTCGCCCATGACCTTCAAGGGCACCAATACTTACATTCTGGGAAAAGGCCGCGTAGCGATAATCGACCCAGGCCCCGCCCTGCCCGTCCATCTCTACGCGATCCTCGCAGCTCTCGACCCCGGCGAGACGGTCAGCCACATCTTGGTCACGCATTCGCACCGGGATCACTCGCCATTGGCGCGGCCGCTCGCGCAGGCGACCGGCGCCCCAGTGCTGGCCTTTGGCGATAGCGCGGCGGGGCGGCGGGCCGACTTGGCCCCACTCGCCGGCCTCGGCGGCGGAGAGGGTGTTGACCGAGAGTTCGGCCCCGACATCCGGCTGGCCGACGGCGAGACCGTAGAGGGCGACGACTGGCGGGTGACCGCGCTCCACACACCCGGGCACATGGGCAACCATCTGTGTTTCGCGTGGGCGAATGCGCTCTTCAGCGGCGATCACGTGATGGGCTGGGCAACAACGATGGTCTCGCCCCCGGACGGCGACCTCGCAGCTTTCATGGCGTCACTCGATCGCCTGGCAGAAAGACCCGAGCGTGTGCTCTTCCCCGGCCACGGCGCCCCGGTCGCGGACGGGCCTGCGCGCATTTCCGCGCTGGCCGCCCACCGACGCACCCGCGCCATTCAGATACGCGACGCCCTGGCCGCCGGACCAGCGACCGCAGCCCAGATCGCAGCTGCGATCTATACCGAAACGCCCCGCGCGCTCCTCCCCGCTGCAACCCGCAACGTCCTGGCCCATCTCATTGAGTTGGCCGATAAATCCGAAGCTGCCCCCGAAGGCGAGATCGGCGTCGAAACACGCTGGCACCGGCTCTGA
- a CDS encoding ATP-binding protein, which translates to MLPRGLYGRAALILLVPIVTLQLVVSVVFIQRHFEDVTQQMTRAIVLELAYLVQLVESAPDRAAAEARVRVVAAPLALGAALPGDPPRGESRRFYDLSGKTVTATLTAGLPAFDGIDLATSTRIVRVALDTSKGPMEVVFDRSRVSASNPHQLLVLMVFTGILMTLIAYAFLRNQLRPIARLAKAADAFGKGRAVPYKPTGATEVRAAGRAFLDMRARIERQIEQRTIMLSGVSHDLRTPLTRLKLELSMADESPETEAMLRDLADMERMIDTFLEFARSEALDDPVPCDPAEVLDRVAERGGGPEGEVRVGAVARGETVLLRPLAVERALQNLVTNALRHGSVVELALTVRPGQVVYSVEDDGPGIPEKRRDQALQPFQRLDAARSQEKGGGVGLGLAIASDIARGHGGALRLGRSARLGGLKADLVLAR; encoded by the coding sequence ATGTTGCCGCGGGGACTTTATGGCCGGGCCGCGTTGATCCTGCTGGTCCCGATCGTGACGTTGCAGCTTGTCGTCTCGGTCGTGTTCATCCAGCGTCATTTCGAGGATGTCACACAGCAGATGACCCGCGCCATCGTGCTGGAGCTTGCCTATCTCGTGCAGCTCGTGGAGTCGGCGCCAGATCGCGCGGCGGCCGAGGCGCGCGTTAGGGTCGTGGCCGCACCGTTGGCGTTGGGGGCGGCGCTTCCGGGTGACCCGCCCAGGGGCGAGAGCCGGCGGTTCTACGATCTTTCGGGCAAGACGGTGACCGCAACGCTGACCGCGGGGCTGCCGGCGTTCGACGGAATTGACCTCGCCACCAGCACCCGGATCGTGCGGGTCGCGCTGGACACGTCGAAGGGACCGATGGAGGTCGTCTTCGACCGAAGCCGCGTGTCGGCCTCGAACCCGCACCAATTGCTTGTTTTGATGGTGTTTACCGGAATCCTGATGACGCTGATCGCCTATGCCTTCCTGCGAAACCAGTTGCGGCCGATTGCGCGACTCGCCAAGGCAGCCGACGCGTTCGGCAAGGGGCGCGCGGTACCTTACAAGCCCACCGGCGCAACGGAGGTGCGGGCCGCTGGGCGGGCGTTTCTCGACATGCGGGCGCGGATCGAGCGCCAGATCGAACAGCGCACGATCATGCTGTCGGGTGTGAGCCATGATCTGCGCACGCCGCTCACCCGGCTCAAGCTCGAACTGTCGATGGCCGATGAGAGCCCCGAGACCGAGGCAATGCTGCGCGATCTCGCCGACATGGAGCGGATGATCGACACTTTCCTCGAATTCGCCCGCAGCGAGGCGCTGGACGATCCGGTGCCTTGCGACCCGGCCGAGGTGCTGGACCGGGTCGCCGAGCGCGGGGGCGGGCCGGAGGGAGAGGTGCGCGTGGGGGCGGTCGCCCGCGGCGAGACGGTGCTGCTGCGCCCGCTCGCGGTGGAGCGGGCGCTCCAGAATCTTGTCACCAATGCCCTGCGCCACGGCAGCGTGGTGGAGTTGGCGCTGACGGTGCGGCCGGGTCAAGTGGTCTACAGCGTCGAGGATGACGGACCCGGCATCCCCGAAAAGCGGCGCGATCAGGCGCTTCAGCCGTTTCAGCGGCTCGACGCTGCCCGTAGTCAGGAGAAGGGGGGCGGTGTGGGTCTGGGACTGGCTATCGCCTCGGATATCGCGCGTGGGCATGGAGGGGCGCTGCGGCTGGGACGAAGCGCCCGGCTGGGCGGGCTCAAGGCGGATCTGGTGCTTGCGCGCTAG
- a CDS encoding oxaloacetate decarboxylase: protein MTTPADALRTLLDKPGLLTMPCCFDPLSAKLIHQAGFPLTFMSGFAAAAARLGLPDTGLLSYGEIVDQGRNICNAVSIPVIGDGDTGYGNALNVKRTVQGFAGAGFAAIMIEDQVSPKRCGHVAGKAVVDRDEAFARIRAAVDARVEGADILILARTDARHEHGLDEAIARAARFAELGADILFVEAPRDADEMARVPAELSKPCMANIVEGGLTPALAPADLDAMGYKIAAYPLTLLAAAMQAMTDTLEAFKTGTPDEAALMEFAELKRRIGFDAYFEDEARYAPKR, encoded by the coding sequence ATGACCACTCCTGCCGACGCCCTCCGCACCCTTCTCGACAAACCGGGCCTGCTCACGATGCCCTGCTGTTTCGACCCGCTCTCGGCGAAACTGATCCACCAGGCGGGCTTCCCGCTCACCTTCATGTCGGGCTTCGCGGCGGCGGCCGCGCGGCTCGGCCTGCCGGACACGGGGCTCCTGTCCTATGGGGAAATCGTCGACCAGGGCCGAAACATCTGCAATGCGGTCTCGATCCCGGTCATCGGAGACGGCGATACCGGCTACGGCAACGCGCTGAACGTGAAACGCACCGTGCAGGGCTTCGCCGGCGCCGGGTTCGCTGCCATTATGATCGAGGATCAGGTGTCCCCGAAACGCTGCGGCCATGTGGCGGGCAAGGCCGTGGTCGACCGCGACGAGGCCTTCGCCCGCATACGGGCCGCGGTGGACGCCAGGGTCGAAGGGGCGGACATCCTGATCCTCGCCCGCACGGACGCCCGCCACGAACACGGGCTGGACGAGGCCATCGCCCGCGCCGCCCGCTTCGCGGAACTCGGGGCCGATATTCTGTTCGTCGAGGCCCCCCGAGATGCGGACGAAATGGCCCGCGTTCCTGCCGAACTCTCCAAGCCGTGTATGGCCAACATCGTCGAGGGCGGCCTGACCCCCGCCCTGGCTCCGGCAGATCTGGATGCCATGGGCTACAAGATCGCGGCCTACCCGCTCACGCTGCTGGCGGCCGCGATGCAGGCGATGACGGACACGCTTGAAGCGTTCAAGACCGGCACGCCGGACGAGGCGGCGCTTATGGAGTTCGCCGAACTAAAACGCCGGATCGGCTTCGATGCCTATTTCGAGGACGAGGCGCGCTACGCCCCCAAGCGGTGA
- a CDS encoding TRAP transporter large permease — translation MTIAILLALLFGLLLAGIPVAFALGALGLGMLWLGGFSPMMAPQAVLSTLDGFILLAVPLFLLMSNILLKGGVGRDLYAAVQAWVGHWPGGMAVATILSCGIFAAISGSSVATAATIGTVAAPEMISRGYDKRFVYGLLAAGGTLGILIPPSIPLIIYGFVTEESVIALFMAGVGPGLALIALFVAYAVLHARFLGGYDPAPRASRAERITASWRALPSILLAVVVLAGIYSGAFTPTEAAAIGFAVALVITGLILRSLSVRALWQAVWESMVTTVAILLIIAGAKVFGKAITLYRIPQDISAFLADTVATPLGLVVVICLVLLLMGLVFEALSMILIMTPVLLPAAMGMGFDPIWFGIFMVIMVECALITPPVGLNLYVIQSVTRSSLVDVSRGTLPFLALMLVLVAILYAWPDLALFIPFKL, via the coding sequence ATGACAATCGCGATCCTGCTCGCGCTCCTGTTCGGCCTCCTGCTCGCTGGCATTCCCGTCGCCTTCGCGCTCGGCGCCCTTGGGCTGGGCATGCTCTGGCTGGGCGGCTTCTCGCCCATGATGGCGCCGCAGGCGGTGCTCTCCACGCTCGACGGGTTCATTTTGCTGGCGGTGCCCTTGTTCCTGCTAATGTCGAACATCCTCCTGAAGGGCGGCGTCGGGCGCGACCTCTATGCCGCGGTGCAGGCTTGGGTCGGACACTGGCCGGGCGGCATGGCGGTCGCCACCATTCTCTCCTGCGGTATCTTCGCCGCCATCTCGGGCTCGTCCGTCGCCACCGCGGCCACAATCGGTACCGTCGCCGCGCCCGAGATGATTTCACGTGGCTACGACAAGCGTTTCGTCTACGGACTGCTCGCCGCGGGCGGCACGCTCGGCATCCTGATCCCGCCCTCGATCCCGCTGATCATCTACGGTTTCGTCACCGAGGAGTCCGTCATCGCGCTGTTCATGGCCGGAGTCGGCCCGGGACTCGCGCTCATCGCCCTGTTCGTCGCATATGCCGTGCTCCACGCCAGGTTCCTCGGCGGCTACGACCCGGCACCCCGGGCCAGCCGGGCAGAGCGTATCACCGCGTCCTGGCGCGCGCTGCCCTCGATCCTCCTGGCCGTCGTCGTTCTTGCCGGCATCTACTCAGGCGCCTTCACCCCCACCGAGGCCGCCGCCATCGGCTTTGCTGTGGCACTTGTCATCACCGGGTTGATCCTGCGCAGCCTCTCCGTGCGCGCGCTCTGGCAGGCCGTATGGGAGTCGATGGTCACGACCGTCGCCATCCTGCTGATCATCGCGGGGGCCAAGGTCTTCGGCAAGGCGATCACCCTCTACCGCATCCCGCAGGACATTTCTGCCTTCCTCGCCGACACGGTGGCTACGCCGCTCGGTCTGGTGGTCGTGATCTGCCTCGTCCTGCTCCTGATGGGCCTCGTGTTCGAGGCGCTGTCGATGATCCTGATCATGACGCCGGTGCTGCTGCCCGCCGCGATGGGCATGGGGTTCGATCCGATCTGGTTCGGCATCTTCATGGTCATCATGGTCGAATGCGCCCTCATCACCCCGCCGGTCGGGCTCAACCTCTACGTCATCCAGTCGGTCACGCGGTCGAGCCTCGTCGACGTTTCGCGCGGCACGCTGCCCTTCCTTGCGCTGATGCTGGTGCTGGTGGCTATACTCTACGCCTGGCCCGACCTCGCCCTCTTTATCCCGTTCAAGCTGTAA
- a CDS encoding TRAP transporter small permease, with the protein MRLLDAVELLTARFAALLLVATGAMLTYEVVARYFFTAPTIWAAELSQLCLIWACPLAAPWVLSARRHIRVTAVTQCLPRTLRRWLEVLAMLVVAGFSVVVLWFGYEIFIDSLVRGRTTGTMLDLPAWLREAAIPVGFALLTLSALGNAWRAATGPLPKNAEMAE; encoded by the coding sequence ATGCGCCTTCTCGACGCCGTGGAACTCCTGACTGCGCGGTTCGCCGCGCTGCTGCTGGTCGCCACCGGCGCCATGCTCACATACGAGGTGGTGGCACGCTATTTCTTTACGGCCCCGACGATCTGGGCGGCCGAACTCAGCCAGCTCTGCCTGATTTGGGCCTGCCCGCTGGCCGCGCCCTGGGTGCTTTCCGCACGGCGCCATATCCGGGTAACGGCGGTCACGCAGTGCTTGCCCCGGACGTTGCGGCGCTGGCTCGAGGTTCTGGCCATGCTGGTCGTCGCGGGATTCAGTGTGGTCGTGCTTTGGTTCGGCTACGAGATCTTCATCGACAGCCTGGTGCGCGGTCGAACGACCGGCACCATGCTCGACCTGCCCGCCTGGCTGCGAGAAGCGGCAATCCCCGTCGGCTTTGCGCTGCTGACCCTGTCGGCGCTGGGAAATGCCTGGCGCGCGGCCACCGGCCCCCTGCCCAAGAACGCGGAGATGGCGGAATGA
- the dctP gene encoding TRAP transporter substrate-binding protein DctP, with product MKRIVIGAASATALAFGAVAAQAAETTLRITLQLPLKSHLGQNLVLFKDEVESASNGDIAVEIYDSAQLYKDNEVPQAVGSGSIEMGVASLTRYVGDAPIVDIFYQPFLFDTEEKVRRAVAPGSPVRQPIDDAIAETGATVLWWQAYGGAIMLSDGGPIKGPSDLEGKKVRVFGKTLGEFVDVAGGAPTIISGSEQYLAYQRGTVDVGMTGVSGVQSRSLWEVMDTITKTNNADIEFIVVVNTDFWNGLPEEHRAIIADAAKLAEDTVRDEMANIEARAYAAAEENGMNIYEPTTDEMEAWREVSQPVYDGFVERTGETGKTMLEAAQSF from the coding sequence ATGAAACGCATAGTCATCGGCGCGGCGTCCGCGACCGCCCTGGCATTCGGCGCCGTCGCCGCCCAAGCGGCCGAAACGACGCTCAGGATCACCTTGCAGTTGCCGCTGAAATCGCATCTCGGTCAGAATCTGGTGCTGTTCAAGGACGAGGTGGAATCCGCCTCGAACGGCGATATCGCGGTGGAAATCTACGACTCCGCCCAGCTCTACAAGGACAACGAGGTGCCCCAAGCGGTGGGCTCCGGCTCGATCGAGATGGGCGTTGCTTCGCTAACCCGCTATGTCGGCGATGCGCCCATCGTCGACATCTTCTACCAGCCTTTCCTGTTCGACACCGAAGAAAAGGTGCGCAGGGCCGTGGCGCCGGGCAGCCCGGTGCGCCAGCCCATCGACGACGCCATCGCCGAAACCGGCGCCACCGTGCTCTGGTGGCAGGCCTATGGCGGTGCGATCATGCTGTCGGACGGCGGGCCGATCAAAGGGCCCTCCGATCTCGAAGGCAAGAAGGTCCGCGTCTTCGGCAAGACGCTCGGCGAATTCGTCGACGTCGCGGGCGGCGCGCCCACGATCATTTCGGGCTCGGAACAATACCTCGCCTACCAGCGCGGCACCGTCGATGTCGGCATGACCGGGGTCTCAGGGGTGCAGTCTCGCTCGCTCTGGGAGGTGATGGACACGATCACCAAGACCAACAACGCCGATATCGAGTTCATCGTGGTGGTGAACACCGACTTCTGGAACGGCCTGCCCGAGGAGCACCGCGCGATCATCGCCGACGCTGCGAAACTGGCAGAGGATACCGTCCGCGACGAGATGGCGAATATCGAGGCCCGCGCCTATGCCGCAGCCGAGGAGAACGGCATGAACATCTACGAACCCACCACGGACGAGATGGAAGCCTGGCGTGAGGTGTCTCAGCCCGTCTATGACGGCTTCGTGGAGCGCACAGGCGAAACCGGCAAGACGATGCTCGAGGCCGCCCAGTCCTTCTGA
- the rplI gene encoding 50S ribosomal protein L9: MQVILLERVAKLGQMGEVVQVKDGYARNFLLPQGKALRANEANVARFEAEKAQLEARNLETRKEAEKLAKSLDGKQFVVIRTASDSGALYGSVTTRDIADVATEEGFSIDRKQVALSGPIKELGLHDVQVTLHPEVEITLQVNVARSSEEAELQASGKSIQDLAAEEEAAAEFEIAELFEDIGSAAAEDNAPAEAVGEESASEDENTPTQH; this comes from the coding sequence ATGCAAGTTATCCTGCTGGAACGCGTCGCCAAGCTCGGCCAAATGGGCGAGGTGGTGCAGGTCAAGGACGGCTACGCCCGCAACTTCCTGCTGCCCCAAGGCAAGGCACTTCGCGCGAACGAGGCCAACGTCGCCCGCTTCGAGGCCGAGAAGGCGCAGCTCGAGGCGCGCAACCTCGAAACCCGGAAAGAGGCCGAGAAACTCGCCAAAAGCCTCGATGGCAAACAGTTCGTCGTGATTCGCACCGCGTCCGATTCGGGGGCGCTTTACGGGTCGGTGACCACCCGCGACATCGCCGACGTCGCAACCGAGGAAGGGTTCTCGATCGACCGCAAGCAGGTCGCACTGTCGGGACCGATCAAGGAACTCGGCCTGCATGACGTGCAGGTGACGCTGCACCCCGAGGTGGAGATCACCTTGCAGGTGAACGTGGCACGGTCGTCCGAAGAGGCCGAGCTTCAGGCCTCGGGCAAGTCGATCCAAGACCTCGCCGCCGAGGAAGAGGCCGCAGCAGAGTTCGAGATCGCCGAACTCTTCGAAGATATCGGCTCCGCCGCCGCCGAAGACAACGCCCCCGCCGAGGCGGTTGGCGAGGAGTCCGCTTCCGAGGACGAGAATACGCCCACGCAGCACTGA
- the rpsR gene encoding 30S ribosomal protein S18, with amino-acid sequence MAAKPFFRRRKVCPFSGDNAPKIDYKDTKLLQRYISERGKIVPSRITAVSSKKQRELARAIKRARFLALLPYAVK; translated from the coding sequence ATGGCTGCAAAACCGTTTTTCCGCCGCCGCAAGGTCTGCCCCTTCTCGGGCGACAACGCGCCCAAGATCGACTACAAGGACACGAAACTGCTTCAGCGCTACATTTCCGAGCGCGGCAAGATCGTTCCCTCGCGCATCACCGCCGTGTCGTCCAAGAAGCAGCGTGAACTGGCCCGTGCGATCAAGCGCGCGCGCTTCCTCGCGCTGCTGCCCTATGCCGTGAAGTAA
- the rpsF gene encoding 30S ribosomal protein S6, which produces MPLYEHVFIARQDLSNAQAEGLIEHFGTVLADNGGKLVGSEYWGVKTMAYKINKNRKGHYAFMRTDAPAPAVQEMERLMRLHDDVMRVLTVKVDDHPEGPSIQMQKRDERDGRRDRR; this is translated from the coding sequence ATGCCGCTTTACGAGCATGTCTTCATCGCGCGCCAGGATTTGTCCAACGCGCAGGCCGAAGGGCTCATCGAACATTTCGGAACCGTCCTCGCGGATAACGGCGGCAAGCTCGTTGGCAGCGAGTACTGGGGCGTCAAGACGATGGCCTACAAGATCAACAAGAACCGCAAGGGCCACTACGCCTTCATGCGCACCGACGCCCCCGCGCCGGCCGTGCAGGAGATGGAGCGCCTGATGCGGCTGCACGATGACGTGATGCGGGTGCTGACCGTCAAGGTCGACGACCACCCCGAAGGCCCGTCGATCCAGATGCAGAAGCGCGACGAGCGCGACGGCCGTCGCGACCGCCGTTGA
- a CDS encoding glycosyltransferase family 92 protein: MRFLSGRPITKLGLMPPAARPGRAGVALALIVRDEERHIAEWATFHRDAGVARVIAYDNGCTDATIPRLAQALGDRLTVIPWDQKLTDAGSGREIHNQVLAYAHAMRNFGGRFRWMAAIDADEFLVPKRAESLDGALAHLDDVPSVSLPWHNFGRNGHEEPPEGGVVANYTRRAADPMSGARGVTNFKTVVDATRVTAVKVHSVEIDGAAVTWNDRGERATLRGRFDRGFYSSDHLQLNHYYTRSEAELAAKIARGSNQRVGSARHAARVRRNVANIEAGEVEDRAAPEFLARVRDRSAPAESGGL, translated from the coding sequence GTGCGGTTTCTTTCCGGACGACCCATCACCAAGCTGGGCCTGATGCCGCCCGCCGCACGGCCGGGCCGCGCGGGCGTCGCGCTGGCCCTGATCGTCCGCGACGAAGAGCGGCATATTGCGGAATGGGCGACCTTCCATCGCGATGCGGGTGTGGCGCGTGTTATCGCCTATGACAATGGCTGCACCGACGCGACGATCCCGCGACTGGCGCAGGCGCTGGGCGACCGGTTGACGGTGATCCCCTGGGACCAGAAGCTGACCGACGCGGGTAGCGGGCGGGAGATCCACAACCAGGTGCTGGCCTATGCCCATGCGATGCGCAATTTTGGCGGGCGGTTCCGGTGGATGGCGGCGATCGATGCCGACGAGTTCCTTGTGCCTAAGCGCGCCGAAAGCCTGGACGGTGCGCTGGCGCATCTGGACGATGTACCATCGGTGTCGTTGCCCTGGCACAACTTCGGCCGCAACGGGCATGAGGAGCCGCCGGAAGGAGGTGTTGTAGCGAACTATACGCGCCGCGCGGCCGACCCGATGAGCGGGGCGCGCGGGGTGACGAATTTCAAGACGGTGGTCGATGCGACGCGGGTGACGGCGGTGAAGGTCCACAGCGTCGAGATCGATGGCGCGGCCGTGACCTGGAACGACCGGGGCGAGAGGGCGACGCTGAGGGGGCGCTTCGACCGCGGCTTCTACTCCTCCGATCATCTGCAGCTGAACCACTACTACACGCGGTCGGAAGCCGAACTTGCCGCCAAGATCGCCCGCGGCTCGAACCAGCGTGTCGGTTCCGCCCGCCACGCCGCTCGGGTGCGCCGGAACGTCGCAAATATCGAGGCCGGCGAGGTCGAGGATCGGGCCGCGCCGGAGTTTCTTGCGCGGGTGCGCGACCGATCCGCACCTGCCGAATCCGGCGGCTTGTGA